A segment of the Cryptosporidium parvum Iowa II chromosome 5, whole genome shotgun sequence genome:
aactttttttaGACTGCTTACTGGATTTTTGCTGCTTGAATTTGGCTCGTTAGGTCCCAATTGTTTTGAGGCAATGCTGCcttttctttgaataaCTTCAGATGGATATTCttgatttaattcaagattAAATCTTACTTTTTTTCTAGGTCGTTTAAAATGGGGAGTGCGAACAATTCCTGTTTTTCTTCCTTTATTATGCAGTTGTTTAGATGATGAAGGTAATTGAGATTGATCATTTGAAGAAGTTTGAGCTGAGATATGGCTCGTATCTTCAGTATTTGGACCTTCTTGGCTTGGAGGCTGTTCATTTCGAGTACTTTGCGATGAACCCTCTACAGTTTGTAATTGACCAGACTCAGAAACTGGGGGCTCTGAAATAGAACTTTCCTCTACCGAAGATGAAGGTTCATTTATTCTATTTTCTGGGCCTCTATTAGTAATTGTAGATTCTCCGGAAGGAGATGCGAGTTGAGCATTAATAGGTGAATCTGAGTCAGTATCAAACTCATAGTCAGAACTATCAAATGAGCTAACTGATGAATCAAAGTCACTATCAGTAAATGGCCTTTGATCTGAGCTCGAACTGGTTTTAGAGCTGGTCTCTACAGAAGCAACAACACTCTGAGTAGGAAATATCTTACTATTTCTAGCTTGATTTCTTCTTTCCCTCTTTTCTCTCCGGGAGGCAATTTTACTAAGTAGTTGCCTAGTGATTGGGTCTATTTTACTAACCTTAGTTTTGGTCTCATCAGAGTTTGTGTCTATGACTTTTTCAGCAATGCTTTCGATGCTTTGAGTACTTGTAGTTATAGTTGGGGTATTTTGTGATCGAGTTTCTGATTCATTGTCATCATCAGATGTTGGAGTATTACCACTAGTTATAACATTTATGTTGCTATTAGCAGTACCTACATTATCTTGAGTATTGGAATTATTGCCACTAGAATCTTGATTGCTAGTATTTTCCTGGGGAAAATCTTGTGGGCCTGATATAACTGGAGAGCtgatcattattttcttttgccctttttctttttttgttccacttttgaatatattaagattcttttttgaatacCGATCATCTAACATTTTAAGTTCACTCCTCTCTTTCTCCTCCAATCTTTTTACTGTACGAGACTTgtgatttttattaatcagATTATTAATCTTGGTGATAGAAATTAATGGGCCTTTAcgtttttttgttttttttgttgattttACTTGATCATTTTCCGATTTATCATCGGGTGTAAGTTCAGGCTGTGAAATATCACTGGAACTTGCACTAGATTCAAGATTTCGAAGTTCTTTTTCAAGACTTAAATAGTTGTCCAATTGTTCTTGAAGATCCACGCTTCCAAATTTGGAAACCTTGGCGTATtctctttcaattttattgaCTTTTTTAAgttctttttcaaattcacctgatttaaatttggaaattaaTTCCTTACATTTTTTACatggatttttttttgtacaATTGGTGTTTGGATAAGATCTACAAACGTGAATACCTTGTAAGAATGGAAGATATAGATCATTGAAGATCTTCCTTATGTCATCCCTATATGATTTAgtatttttgtattttccAACAATAGTttgtttcattaaaaataaaattcttttttcttcagGCATACAATACTTCGAAAACGCCATCTTAAGGTTTTTAAGTCTAATTTTGACTATGCCAGCTTTAACAAGGAGTTGCTTATTTTCATTTCGAAgattaaatattctatAAGTTGAAATGCCTTGATTACTTTtaagaattttaaataaaatagatTGATTCCTTTTATGCTTTCTagaaaattcatcaatAGAATCAGATAAAAACATTATTGCTTCCATAATTTGATTACATAGATCATAAAGCGCTAAGACGTTCTCCTCAGTAACAAAATTCTCGGAAATTGCCTTATGAACTTTAATCAAATCTTTTAAAACCAACTCAGCTGAGATTCCAAAGCTTTCTATATCGGCCATTGAAATCCTCTGGATATCTTCGTTAAGTGATTGTTTCTTTTGAGTTTGATTTGCTTCAGAAGTTTCATCAGGATCAGTATCTATTTCTACACCAAATAACTCTTTATTCATTTGAGAGTACGAAGCAGAATTAACAATCGAAGAATTTTGCTCATCACTTATAGAATGAGAACAAAGTCCTTTGTTTCCCTCTTTCTCACATTCTTCGCAATATCCTCCAGTTGCCCCTAATAGCTCTTCAGCTGTTCCCTCGTCACTTTCATCTTCAGAAACATTATTATTCGTATTGGAAAGTAATTTTAACTTTATATAGCTTTCctgaaaaataattaaatcatttacGTGTAAATTAGTTTgagtaaatattaaagcaattaatattattattattattattattttcatcttttaaaTTGCCAGGATGCACAGGTTTTTTCAAACATAACATATCAATTCATTCCAACTAGCTTATTTCATAATCTGTACATGATATATACctttcaaattaatttctttcctttcttttattttttttcacaCCAAATTGCCAGACcttgaatttctttaaaattaaggatttaatatttttaccTTGGCGCCTATTGTTTGATTCTTCATGCAACTAGTATCGCATTACTAAAAAATATGTCGAGgaaacaaattaaaaaaaaataggggaaaataattaaaagtaCTAATGAATGACTAAACTTTAACAGCAATAATAATGCTAAGTCATGCTGAATAATACATTGCTTAGATACATTGAGTGCGTATAACTGAACTATTTTAGTTAGTGCTTTGTACTAAAAACCATTGAAAATTTAGATTATAAAGCAAAAACTAGTCCAGAATATCTCAAACCCATTTAAAATTGTCATTATTCTGCATAAATAGTACCAAACACACACAATATAAAAtatgaagaatttaaaatgataaattaaaaataaaataccCATTTACCGTCCAATTAGATTAATGTATAAGCTGattaattcaattcatAATTAAAACGATCAAAAGTTTCAAACCTGAAATAAATCAGGAAATAGACATAAGATCGAATCTTGTAAAAACACAGTGCCAactttattcaaaataacaACTTACAAACAGAATATTGCGGCTCTTTCTATTCCCtgttattaatgatttccTAGAAATATCAAACATACTTGATAGTTACCCAGTCATTGCTTTCTACTCGAGTAGTAAAATTTCTAATTCCAGTTGAGCATTTCCTGAAAACAAACCCCAAAGATTCTTCTATGAACAATTAAATATCAATTTAAGTTCAAGCCACACATAATTACCATatacattatttaaaaCCATTTAGTTGAGGAACTATTTCTAACTCCTCGAAGCTTTACTCATATTTTTATGATCCGATCTTTTTTTAGTAGCTTTATGTAAAGAACTTTGAGCTGTTGTGCTTCCACTACTTCGTACTTTGGGAATTGCTCCTGAATCAGGAGCTGAAAATGGCCCCATAGGAGATATTCTCATTGCACCAGTTTGAAGAGATGGATAAGGAGATTGAGAACCACTATGGTCTTTTGTACTTGGAGAAGAGGTTGTTCTTCTAGAAGCACCAGAAGGAGTTCTTCTAGAAATTGAGGCTGCCCTGGTACTTGTTATTCGACACATTTTACTAGTTTTGTACGACACTCCTTTATCAGAGCAGCTTGGCTGTCTTATGGGTGTTGGTCTAGATGATGCTGAAGGAGGAAATTCAGAAGTTGCCTGAGTACTTCCTCCAGTGCCAGTTGAAGTCTCTCCAATAAAACCGGGTCTAGATGAGCTAGGCCTTGTAGCAATGCTCCCCAGAGaagattttcttttttgaatcttcttttttgaagacttattctttttgaaaattttgtCTAGGGCTGACATATTGACCGATGTAAtacttaattttttcatacATTCTTTAACTTTTACATGAGATTTGAGGAACTCTTCGTCTTGGTCTTCTAATCTACAAAGATCTTGAACCATTCTTTTTGGTAAATTTTCTATCTTTGATTGAATCATACCCATTGCCTCTTCAATTTCTAGTTTATTCTGAGTCCTAGAAGATTCTATTTCTCTTAATTTTTGTAACAATGCTGAGTGCTTCTTACAAACTTCATGCTTCTTTTTACACTTTCTACATTTAATTTGCTTTTTAAGAATCTTATCTGTGATAGCTACTATTTCACATCTAAGAAACAAGTTGTTTACGTGAAGTCTATTCTTTCTAATGATTTGCtcatatattaaagaaaataattctttgaaaaagGCTATAAAAGATACAGATTcgtatttatttgattgaCCTGATAGGCAATTCTCtgttaaaaatttaatctTTGACTCTATGGAAGATTTATGctgtaaatattttgatttgtGGGAATTGTATAACTCAAAGTTTTCTTGACACATCGCACAGTTTTTTGTTCCACAATTACAATTTCCAATTCGATCTTTAATTACTCCAAGCTGTCTGGCCTTCaagtttaattttttaatcaaaGTTAACAAATTAGAAAGTTCATATTTGCATAGagatattaaattatacGGAATTTGTGTGCTCAAAGGTTTGCCAGTGAATTCACCTTCATccattaaagaaaatgtttCTCTTGATAAACCTAAAGATCTTCTTCTAGCTACTTTTTCTTCAACAGTTTCTTTATCCTGGCCATCTTTAGAAAACGATCTTCTAGCAAAATATGAAGCTTGGTTGGCCAATAAATTAGAGAGAGTAAAACCAGCACGTCTAGATAACGTTCTTCTAATGGCACTCTTTGTATTGGGTGATTTTCTGTACTCTCCTTCTGGATCATTGGCGTCGTAATCTGGCTCTGGAAGTAAGACTTCAGGCGGAATGACATGCAGATTAGAAGAAGATTCCCTTAATTCCCTGCTCCTTTCAATTGAATCCTGGAAATCACTATTACCGTAATCTGGATCTGGGAGAGTAAATGGAACAGAATGGGCGGAGGCAGCCTCATTAGAGTGAGCTCCACTAGCAACACTACTTGACCTTCTTTGACTATTAGTACCAGTTCCTCGATGAGCACTATCTACTGAAACGGACCCAGACCTCTGTAAATCAAGCCGACGAGAGGTACCAGGCGTATTAGTAGGTAACAAGTAGTTAAATGAACCTCGTGGGGGGTTAAATCTCTTTGTATTGGACTGTAAAAACGATTGTTCAAAATGAGGGCAATAGTTGTATAGATCGATGTTAAATAAAAGAACACAGAACACGGAGAGAATAAGAATATGAACCTTTGTAAATTGAAGAATCGTCATGAAAATATCTTGAAAACTTTTTAGATATGGAGGACGAGCAATATTTGGTTTTAAAGTGCACTAGACAAATTTATCACACATTTATATCGAGTTGTCAGTAGTCGATGGCGCCTAAGCCACACGTTAGATATAGCCTGTaccaatatatttatttcctcgatatttgaattataacataattttaataaaattatcaaattatCAGATTATCATTTAATGTTCTTTCCACCTTTATATTTCTACTTAATGCATGTATTTTTGGAGATTAGGTTATATAAACATTCCCTCACAGAATCTGATCAAATATCATATTTTCACACAATTTTGTGATCTTTAACTTGCGATAATTTTTTGCCATCTTTATACTGAGAATTTAACGGTTAAAACTCTCATAGttaccttttttttttcttttaaagcATTTTAGTGGTTTAGCTGGCGGCCAGTTGTAAACATGAGGTGGTGGTGAGGGGAGGGGGACAACTAggattattcaaattaaaggaaatatattcttttgatGGAGCTAAAATTGAGGTTGAGAAAACtgttttcttctatttcgtattatcattaatttcaaaataaatagttACTAAGTGGTGCAAGCTAGAGCTCTTCAAAGTTATCTTCCTGTATCCTACTATCCGGTCTTTTATTGGCGATTAAACTGGCCTTTGAATAATGTTGCAAAGAAAAGAACATGTTGGTGGAATTAGTGTAGGGGGAGCTTCATCAGGAGCAGCTTCTAGAAGACGAAGATTGAGGAATGAAATTTCTGATGAACAGAAGCAGGAGATTAAAGAAGCATTTGAGCTTTTTGATACCGAAAAAACTGGAAGAATTGACTACCATGAATTAAAAGTAGCAATGAGAGCTTTGGGATTTGAGGTAAAAAAAGCACAAGTTCTGGAAATAATGCGTGAGTATGACAAATCAGGAAGTGGACAAGTGGAGTATAAGGATTTTGTCGAGATTATGACACAAAAGATATTGGAGAGGGATCCTCGTGAAGAAATTCTAAAGGCTTTTAAGTTgtttgatgatgataatacAGGAAAAATTTCTCTTAAGAATCTTCGTAGAGTAGCCAGGGAGCTTGGAGAGAGCATTTCTGATGATGAACTACAGGCAATGATTGAAGAATTCGACAAAGATATGGATGGTGAAATCAATGAAGAGGAGTTCATATCAATAATGAAACAAACTAGCTTGTATTAAGTGGAGTTAAGGGGGATTTTGAGTATAAATAATGCAGAAATTGCATATTTCACTTATAAGTTGAATTTTAGTATATACTTATTTCAAttagataaaaataattaatgcttttaatattttataccAAGTTTCCtacattaatatattatttgtatttccTTGcaaaagaagagaaaaaacaaattttggtgaatatttttagaaAGTATGATGCGATATTCTTAAgcttatttaattcaactTGAATTAAAAGCTAGGAtagaaaaacaaaatagtttatttaattatccCGTGAACTTCATACCCGCAGATATTGACtgaattgaaattttgagAGCATTTTCGATTTTGCTTAATTCTATCTCATTAATTTCGCTACTATTTACTGAAGAGCATAGAATTTTTCTCCTGCGATTGATGCATTCAATTTGGACAAGGTGACAAGGAGCTAACCAAGAAAATCTAAGTAAAATAGCTTTTCTAGTGACAAAATCAGAATCCAAGAGTTGTTTTTCCTTAGTTACTTCCATAACCAGTTTAATAGTATCCTTTAGTTTTGATATTAGAAGATCTCcaattttttgtaaatcaGGAGGAGCTAAGATACGATTATATAACTCAAAGATATGAACATCAgcttttaataaaatcatGGATACTAAGTCGAAAAAACTCTTCACAAATGGCCAATTTTCGTACATTTCTGTTACTAAATTTAGTTTGTTCTGctttttcatttcttcCAATGCTGCACTTAATCCCAACCATACTGGTAAATGAGACCTAATTTGTGTCCAAGCAAATACCCATGGGATTGCTCTTAAAGTTTCAATACCACCAGATTTTCTCTTTGAAGGTCTACTTCCTAAGTTAAGTTCACTAATCTCTTTTTCAGGCGTAACACTTCTAAAATAAGCAACAAATTCATCAGAGGTGAAATCTGAGTTTCCTTCTCCAAAAACAATCTTTCTGTACTCTTTCATTGAAATATCACTCATTTGATCAAGTAATTCTCTCCAAGATTCTTTAACTTTTGTTCCATATCCAAGGTTACCATTTGGCTCACATTGATTGTTATTTGGAATATCTAAAGCAGTAATTCTGGATTCCAAAATTGCTGAACAGTAAATCTCCCAAGTTTTGAATGCTATTTCTGAAAGACCAAAGGATTGAGTGATTGCTTCTCCTTGAACTGTGATTCTCATCAAGGATGTGATTGTATTTGGAGGCTGACTTAATATGGCTAAATGCTGAGGTCCACCTCCTCTTCCAATGCTACCTCCTCTTCCATGGAAGAATACCATTTCTACGCCAAACCTTCTAGCAATGTTTGAAAGTCTTTCTTGAGCATTATAAAGCTGCCATCCTGAAGTTAATCTCCCTCCATCTTTACTGCTGTCTGAGTATCCAATCATTACTTCTACTATACCTCCGTCTACTGTCTTAACATAATTTAAATACCATTCATTTGATAAAAGTGTTTCTAAAGTCTTTTCTGCATTGTTAAGTGCTTCAACGGTTTCTAATAGAGGTACAACTCTCATTCTCTTTGATGCAATAGAAGATAAAATAGCAGCTGAAGATTTTGGAGAATCATTAATACTTGGAGAAATACCTCCATTTTGTCttgaatcattattatcgACATTAGATACTTCAACATTGACTACCCCATTTGAATTGCAATTACTGGAAATACTTGAgcttcttcttttaataaacttaTTAAGATCATGGATTTCCGCATGGAATTCACTATCAGCACTAATTGTGGAGAAGTATTCTTTTTGGAAAACATGAACGCAAAGTATATCAGAAGGTTTCATACACATTGAAATGATATATGATCCCAAAGCCTCGGCACCAAGATGAGAGCACTCATAGAAAGTATCTAGAATCTCGGTGGTTTCCTTTGACCAATTTAGTCTGTAAGGGATTAGAGGTCTTTTGGATTTAAGACAATTTAAGAGGAATTCTTGTTTTTCCTCTTCAGAAAACTCAGAATAATTGCCAATTTCAAGATAATTACAAATCTCATCCATTGCCTTCTCGTGCTTAGATGCTTCCTGACGAATATCCAATCTCATGAAGGAGAGTCCAAATGCAGAAATTTGTCTGATTACATCCAAAAGCAGCCCTCTTCCAAGCTTTGCAGAAACTGACCCAGATTCACTAATCCATGGAACTGAAATATTTGTTCCAGGAAGATGGCCATCTTCAAAATTGGTTTTAATTTCATGATCATAATCTTCCAAAGCATTATACATGAGAATTAGCGGCTCAAGAATCTGTTCTGTTGAGTGGTATGCTAATGCCCTTCTAGTCTCAGAATTAACAGAGTGCCCAAAATTTAATGCATCCAAATAATAGTCTCTACTTGCAATAAGACGAATACGTACGTGATGTAAAATCCTTCTGTAAAGCTCATACTCAGGAATGAATCCCATGAAAGGACGTAATCCTACTGTTGCATCGCTAGTAGTACATCCTGAATTATTCAAAGTATCACAAGAAGATACAGGTCTAATATAGAATTCTATATCTGGAAGATTATCCACGTATTCTCTTAACTTTTCATGTGAAGAAATAATTGGGATTTCATACATCAGATCTTCAATCTTGTGTAGAAATAGGTTGCATGCTCTAAGTCTCATATTAATTACTGATAATCTAGTTACTTTTGCTGTAACATATGGGTTTCCATCTCTATCTCCACCAACCCAAGATGAATACTTGAATAGTGTTTTTGTTGGTGGCAATGGATCCATTCCaaattcattcaaaatttcatcaatttttCTAAGAAATGTTGGTAGAGTACTAAAAACTGTCTCCTCAATAGT
Coding sequences within it:
- a CDS encoding signal peptide containing protein; this encodes MTILQFTKVHILILSVFCVLLFNIDLYNYCPHFEQSFLQSNTKRFNPPRGSFNYLLPTNTPGTSRRLDLQRSGSVSVDSAHRGTGTNSQRRSSSVASGAHSNEAASAHSVPFTLPDPDYGNSDFQDSIERSRELRESSSNLHVIPPEVLLPEPDYDANDPEGEYRKSPNTKSAIRRTLSRRAGFTLSNLLANQASYFARRSFSKDGQDKETVEEKVARRRSLGLSRETFSLMDEGEFTGKPLSTQIPYNLISLCKYELSNLLTLIKKLNLKARQLGVIKDRIGNCNCGTKNCAMCQENFELYNSHKSKYLQHKSSIESKIKFLTENCLSGQSNKYESVSFIAFFKELFSLIYEQIIRKNRLHVNNLFLRCEIVAITDKILKKQIKCRKCKKKHEVCKKHSALLQKLREIESSRTQNKLEIEEAMGMIQSKIENLPKRMVQDLCRLEDQDEEFLKSHVKVKECMKKLSITSVNMSALDKIFKKNKSSKKKIQKRKSSLGSIATRPSSSRPGFIGETSTGTGGSTQATSEFPPSASSRPTPIRQPSCSDKGVSYKTSKMCRITSTRAASISRRTPSGASRRTTSSPSTKDHSGSQSPYPSLQTGAMRISPMGPFSAPDSGAIPKVRSSGSTTAQSSLHKATKKRSDHKNMSKASRS
- a CDS encoding phosphoenolpyruvate carboxylase; the protein is MSISNNDNEIKESRLFPVGFKKEFCTFLEKPQKIVSEKDVILNKLNEPLDEDIKALELHMFGLVTSHWRSSRKYILHGNKQKNNIDEGVLSPSNDGVRKIFDILKLSMNFAENEDSSSLNQLWERIKHLDSGMLTLVVSLFNQMCMITNYAESAQRIRQCRQFEREIPSILSESQIFSKNNQSPDSDIIFAHSLRVTIKKLLQAGFSKEHIYKLICEQEVDLVVTAHPTQAQRISVIKCCQKIGEIMIYLDRDDLTPFEINNAKYELQRAMAMLWNVDTLRRARPTPLDEVQNTINTIEETVFSTLPTFLRKIDEILNEFGMDPLPPTKTLFKYSSWVGGDRDGNPYVTAKVTRLSVINMRLRACNLFLHKIEDLMYEIPIISSHEKLREYVDNLPDIEFYIRPVSSCDTLNNSGCTTSDATVGLRPFMGFIPEYELYRRILHHVRIRLIASRDYYLDALNFGHSVNSETRRALAYHSTEQILEPLILMYNALEDYDHEIKTNFEDGHLPGTNISVPWISESGSVSAKLGRGLLLDVIRQISAFGLSFMRLDIRQEASKHEKAMDEICNYLEIGNYSEFSEEEKQEFLLNCLKSKRPLIPYRLNWSKETTEILDTFYECSHLGAEALGSYIISMCMKPSDILCVHVFQKEYFSTISADSEFHAEIHDLNKFIKRRSSSISSNCNSNGVVNVEVSNVDNNDSRQNGGISPSINDSPKSSAAILSSIASKRMRVVPLLETVEALNNAEKTLETLLSNEWYLNYVKTVDGGIVEVMIGYSDSSKDGGRLTSGWQLYNAQERLSNIARRFGVEMVFFHGRGGSIGRGGGPQHLAILSQPPNTITSLMRITVQGEAITQSFGLSEIAFKTWEIYCSAILESRITALDIPNNNQCEPNGNLGYGTKVKESWRELLDQMSDISMKEYRKIVFGEGNSDFTSDEFVAYFRSVTPEKEISELNLGSRPSKRKSGGIETLRAIPWVFAWTQIRSHLPVWLGLSAALEEMKKQNKLNLVTEMYENWPFVKSFFDLVSMILLKADVHIFELYNRILAPPDLQKIGDLLISKLKDTIKLVMEVTKEKQLLDSDFVTRKAILLRFSWLAPCHLVQIECINRRRKILCSSVNSSEINEIELSKIENALKISIQSISAGMKFTG
- a CDS encoding centrin like protein with 4x EF hands gives rise to the protein MLQRKEHVGGISVGGASSGAASRRRRLRNEISDEQKQEIKEAFELFDTEKTGRIDYHELKVAMRALGFEVKKAQVLEIMREYDKSGSGQVEYKDFVEIMTQKILERDPREEILKAFKLFDDDNTGKISLKNLRRVARELGESISDDELQAMIEEFDKDMDGEINEEEFISIMKQTSLY